Part of the Caulobacter sp. SL161 genome is shown below.
CTCTTGGACCGCATCGCCGTCGACTTCGTGCGCATGACGCTGGAGGCCGGCGAGCGCGAGCCCGGCTATGTCGACGCCTATTACGGTCCGCGCGAATGGCAGGATTCCGCCAAGCTGGCGCCGCGTCCGGTGTCGGTGCTGCGCAAGGAGGCCGACCGCCTGCAGATGCTGCTGGCCAAGGTCCCCGACAAGGACCTGACCGCCGACCAGCGCCGCCGCAAGCTGTTTCTGCGCGGCCAACTGAAGGCGGCCCAGACGCGCCTGGCGATGATCGCCGGCGACAAGTTCAGCTTCGAAGACGAGGCTGAGGGCCTGTTCGGCGTGCGCCCGGTCCTGAAGCCCTTGAAGAGCTATGAACCGGTCCTGGCGCGTCTCGAAAAGATCGTCCCGGGAAAGGGTGATCTCGCCGCTCGGGTCGACGCCTTCCAGAACCGGTATGTGATCCCGACCGACAGGGTCGATGCGGTCATGAAGGCCGGCATCGCCGCGTGCAAGGCCAAGACGCAAGAGCACCTGAAGCTGCCGACGGGCGAGCGCTTTGACCTTGAGTTCGTCACCAAGAAGCCCTGGAGCGGCTACAACTGGTACAAGGGCGACGCCAAGAGTCTGATCCAAATCAACACCGACCTGCCGATCTATATCAGCCGCGCCTTGGACCTGGGCTGCCACGAGGGCTATCCCGGCCACCACGTCCTGAACGCTCTGCTCGAGCAGAAGCTGACCAAGGAGAAGGGCTGGGTCGAGTTCAGCGTCTATCCGCTGTATTCGCCGCAGTCATTCATCGCCGAAGGCTCGGCCAATTTCGGCATCGAGCTGGCCTTCCCCGGCCAGAGCAAGACCGCCTTCGAGCGCGACAAACTCTATCCGCTGGCCGGCCTTGATCCGAAGACGGCCGAGGCCTTTGACGCCCTGCAACAGGCCAAGGCCGCGTTATCGAGCAGCGGCAACACGGTCGCGGCCCTCTACCTGTCGGGCAAGATGACCAAGGAGCAGGCCGTCCAGGCGCTGATGAAATACAGCCTCTATTCGCGGGGCGGCGCCGAGAAGCGGGTCTCGTTCATCGAGACCTATCGCTCGTACGTCATCAACTACAACATCGGTCAGGACATGGTCCGCGCGCACGTCCTTCGCGCCGGCAAGACCGACGACGCCCGCTGGAAAGCGATGGAGCGCCTGCTCAGCGAACCGACGACGCCGGCGGATTTGGCGAGATAGGCCTCGCAACAGCAAGAGGCATCGTAATGACGTTCGACGCTCCGGCGCTGATCCTATCGTCCGCGACGGCGGCCATCGGCCTTTTTGCGGCGGCGCAGCTGGGTCTGCGGCGCGACTGGCGGACCGCACCGGCGACAGCGCTGGCGATGTTCCTGCTACTGAGCGGTCTGTCGGGAATCGACCTGCTGTTGGACCGCACCGGGATCTATGCCGCCCATCCGTGGACGACCGGCATTCTGTGGGCGCTGTCGCTGTTCCAGGGACCGTCAATCCTGGCCTATGTGCTGGCCATGACCGGCGAACCGGAGCGCTGGACGCTGGGCCGCGTCTGGCGGATCGCTTGGCCGGCCGGGGTCGCGGCTTTACTGGCGTCGCCGTTCTTCCTGCTGCCGGCCCCGACGCGACTGGCGGTCTACAGTGGCGCCGGGGTGGGGACGGACGTGCTGGCCGGCGTGCTCCAACTCGTCTTCGTCGCGCTGTTCCTGGGGGTCACCCTGGGTTACCTGGCCGCCGCCCTGATGGTGCTCAGCCAGCACGTGCGGCGCGTGCGGGACCTTTTCTCGAACCTGGAGAATCGGACGCTGAGCTGGCTGCGAGCGCTGGTGCTGCTGATGCTGACAGCTTGGGCCTGGGGCGCGGTCAAGTCCGTGCTGGCGATCGGAGCGAATGCTTCCTGGCTGGACGTCGCCGCCGCCGCCGTCGAACTGGGCTGGACCGCCGCCATCGGCCTCTTCGGCCTGTCGCAGAAGCCGATCTATAGCCAGGAAACTGAGACACCCAACGTCCTGCCACCGGCCGAGAAGTACGCCCGCTCGGCGCTACCCGAGGCCCGCCAGGTCGAGATCGCGACCAGGCTGGAGCAGGCCATGCGCGCCGAGCATCTGTATCGCGATCCGCTGCTATCGCTGAGCGCCCTGGCCGGCCGCGTGGCGATCACGCCCAACCACCTGTCCCAGACTCTGAACGATCACCTGGGCCAGAGCTTCTTCGACTACGTCAATCGCTGGCGGGTCGAAGAAGCGGTGGGGCGGATCAAGGCCTCGGACGAACCGATCCTGGCCATCGCCTACGACGTGGGCTTCAACTCGCGCTCCACCTTCAACGCCGCCGTCAAGAAGCACGCCGGACAGCCGCCCAGCGCCTTCCGGCCCTGATCGCGCGACGTCCGAACCGTCAGGCTCGGAAGCGCTGAGGCTTCGAGCCTACCCGTCCGGACGACGGCGAGCGGCCGCCCCTTCATGACCGTGACTGTCCTGCTCATTGCACGAGAACAGTCATGATCCGCTATTTCGCTATCGCCGCCTGCGCCCTGGTCCTCACGCCCTTCGCGGCGCGGGCTCAGGAGGCCGAACAGCCGCCCGAACGCCTCTTCCTGCTGGGGGCCGGCGTCTATGCAACCACCAACCCCTACGCCTCCGCCAAGAAGAAGACCCAGACCGGCGCGCTGCCGCTGTTCGTCTATCAGACGCAGCGGTTTACCGCCGACCTGTCGGGCTTGGCGGTCACCGCTTGGAGTAGCGATCATTTCAAGCTGGAAGGTCGGGTCGCGCCGCGCTTCCAACTGGTCGATCCCAAGGACACGCGAGACTTTTCCTTCCTACAACGCGACGCTGGCGTTGATCTGGGCGGGCGGCTCAGCGCCGCCGCGGGCCCCGCCACGCTGAGTTTGGAATATCTGCGCGATGTCACTGACCAGGCCAAGGGTCAGGAGGTCAACCTGGATCTCGCCTTGTCGGCCAGCCCGCTGGAAAAGCTATCGGTCGATGTCGTCGCCGGCGTTTCTTGGAAGGACGAGAAGCTCGCCACCTGGCTCTACGGCCTGCGCGAGACGGAAGTCGGCAAGCTACGCGCCTTCGAGTACGGCCGCACAGCCAGGGCCGCGTCGGGTGGTGTGTTGGTCCCCTCGCTGGGCGTCCAGGCCCGCTACCAAGTCACCGACCGCCTCTTCGTGATCGCCGCCGCCGAGGTCGAACTGTTCGACAACGACATCACCGATAGCCCGCTGATAGCCAAGGACCATGCCAGCAGCGGCTTTGTCTCTGTGGTCCGTCGGTTCTAGGGCCAACGCCATGCGATCGCCCTTCGTACCGATGTACTTTCCCGCCCGCTTCGCCGGGCCTGCGACCCTCGCGTGGGACAGCTTCAAAATTCTTCTGATCTGGGCTGCGGCGACGGGGCCGATGGCCATCCTCGCATGGGGCGTCGCACCGCAACTGATCAGACCCGACGACCCAATGCCTGGCTTGGTCTTCTGGCGATGGGTTGTCGCCGGAATGGTCTGGCAGCTGGTCCTGTCGCTGCTCATCCTAAAGCTGGAGGGCGTCCCATTCCGCCCTTACGCCTTGGCTCGGCGGCTTTGGCTGACAAGCCCGATCTGGCGACCGAGCGGAAAGCCGATGGTGCTGGCCTTCCTGTTGGTCCCAGCCTTCGTCGCGCTGGGCTTCGTCGGCGATGATCTGGTGACGCGCCTCTTCCAGGCCACGCCGATCGGGCTGCATCTGCTGGAGATGGCCCCAGCCTACGCCGACATAAGGACCCTTGATGTTCCGGCCGCGAGCGGTCGTTGGGATATCTTGGGTTTGGCGCTCGTCTCAAGCCTCTTCAACTACCTGCTCGGCGAGGCGCTGCTCTTCCACGGGGTGCTGCTGCCGCGCATGGAGAAGGCTTGGGGGCGATGGGCCTGGCTCGGCAACGGCCTCCTCTTCGCCGCCTACCACGCCCACAAGTTCTGGCTGATGCCGGGCCTTGTCATCAGTTGCCTGTGTTACAGCCTTCCCGCCCAGGCTTTCCGGAGCAACTGGCTAGCCGTGCTCATCCACGGACTCGAGGGTGTTATCTTGATCGTCGCGGTCACGGCGGTGATCCTTCAACCGTGACCCTTAAGCCGCCTCGACCCCGAACTGCAGGCGGGCCAGGCGGGCGTACAGGCCGCCCTTGGCGAAGAGTTCGGCGTGCGCGCCCTGCTCGACGACGCGGCCCTCTTCCATGACCACGATGCGGTCGGCCTTGAGCACGGTGGCCAGGCGGTGGGCGATGACCAGGGTCGTGCGGCCCTCCATGGCCGTGGCCAGGGCCTGCTGAACCAGTTGTTCGCTCTCGGCGTCGAGGGCGCTGGTGGCCTCGTCCAGCAAGAGGATCGGGGCCTCGCGCACCAGGGCGCGGGCGATGGCCAGGCGCTGGCGCTGGCCGCCCGACAAGGTCTTGGCGCGCTCGCCCACGGGCGTGTCGAAACCCTCGGGCAGGGCCGACAGGAAGCCGGTGGCCTGGGCCGCATCGGCGGCGGCGCGGACCTGCTCGTCTGTCGCGTCGGGGCGGCCAAAGCGGATGTTGTCCATCGCCGACCCCGAGAACAGCGGCGAGTCTTGAGCCACCAGGGCCATGCGGGCGCGGACCTCGGCGGGTTCGGCGTCGCGCAGGTTCACGCCGTCCAGAAGGATGCAACCGCTCTGGGGGTCATAGAAGCGCAGGAGAAGCCGCAGGACGGTGCTCTTGCCCGCGCCTGAGGGACCGACCAGGGCCACGGTCTCACCGGGCTTCACCCGAAGATCAAAGCCGTTCAGAGCAGGTAGATCGGGCCGCCCAGGATAGGCGAAGACGACGTTCTCGAAGGCGATCTCGCCCTGGCCCGGAACCGGCAGGGTCTGGGGCTTCGGCGGCGCGGCGATGTCGGGCTTGGCGTTGAGCAGCTCGGAGATGCGGTCCATGGCGCCTGAGGCCTTCTGGACGTCGCCCCAGACCTCGCCCAAGGCGCCGATCGAACCGGCGGCCATCACCGCCAGCATGGCGAACTGGGCCAGGGTGCCGCCGGTCATCTCGCCGGCCAGCACCAGACGCGCGCCGGTCCAAAGCAGAAGCGTGATCCCGCCGAAGGCCAGGGTGATGACCATGGCGGTCATGGTGGCGCGCGTCGTGATCCGGCGGACCGAAGCCTTGTAGGCCGCCTCCACCGCCGCGCCGAACCGCCCCGACGAGGCCGACTCGCGCCCGAAGGCCTGCACGGTCTCCAGCGCATCCAGGCTCTCGCCGGCATAACCCACGGCGTCGGCGAA
Proteins encoded:
- a CDS encoding helix-turn-helix transcriptional regulator, which translates into the protein MTFDAPALILSSATAAIGLFAAAQLGLRRDWRTAPATALAMFLLLSGLSGIDLLLDRTGIYAAHPWTTGILWALSLFQGPSILAYVLAMTGEPERWTLGRVWRIAWPAGVAALLASPFFLLPAPTRLAVYSGAGVGTDVLAGVLQLVFVALFLGVTLGYLAAALMVLSQHVRRVRDLFSNLENRTLSWLRALVLLMLTAWAWGAVKSVLAIGANASWLDVAAAAVELGWTAAIGLFGLSQKPIYSQETETPNVLPPAEKYARSALPEARQVEIATRLEQAMRAEHLYRDPLLSLSALAGRVAITPNHLSQTLNDHLGQSFFDYVNRWRVEEAVGRIKASDEPILAIAYDVGFNSRSTFNAAVKKHAGQPPSAFRP
- a CDS encoding MipA/OmpV family protein, which produces MIRYFAIAACALVLTPFAARAQEAEQPPERLFLLGAGVYATTNPYASAKKKTQTGALPLFVYQTQRFTADLSGLAVTAWSSDHFKLEGRVAPRFQLVDPKDTRDFSFLQRDAGVDLGGRLSAAAGPATLSLEYLRDVTDQAKGQEVNLDLALSASPLEKLSVDVVAGVSWKDEKLATWLYGLRETEVGKLRAFEYGRTARAASGGVLVPSLGVQARYQVTDRLFVIAAAEVELFDNDITDSPLIAKDHASSGFVSVVRRF
- a CDS encoding CPBP family intramembrane glutamic endopeptidase, translated to MYFPARFAGPATLAWDSFKILLIWAAATGPMAILAWGVAPQLIRPDDPMPGLVFWRWVVAGMVWQLVLSLLILKLEGVPFRPYALARRLWLTSPIWRPSGKPMVLAFLLVPAFVALGFVGDDLVTRLFQATPIGLHLLEMAPAYADIRTLDVPAASGRWDILGLALVSSLFNYLLGEALLFHGVLLPRMEKAWGRWAWLGNGLLFAAYHAHKFWLMPGLVISCLCYSLPAQAFRSNWLAVLIHGLEGVILIVAVTAVILQP
- a CDS encoding ABC transporter ATP-binding protein/permease codes for the protein MMTDANSGDQKVEGRPGAGAELVQGMTEAGARRPRRKDIRPLAHLLPFVIAHKGDGLAAGFFLLFSTAATLGLTYAFKNVIDHGFSKGQDAAINSAFVGLGAVALVLALATALRFFFITRLGERVVADLRRKLYGHTLSLDQPYFLKTRTGEVLSRLTTDVALVEQLVGASISIALRNILNLIGGLTAMAVVSPKLAGFIVLMVPVILAPMFLVGRRVRKLTVTAQDRFADAVGYAGESLDALETVQAFGRESASSGRFGAAVEAAYKASVRRITTRATMTAMVITLAFGGITLLLWTGARLVLAGEMTGGTLAQFAMLAVMAAGSIGALGEVWGDVQKASGAMDRISELLNAKPDIAAPPKPQTLPVPGQGEIAFENVVFAYPGRPDLPALNGFDLRVKPGETVALVGPSGAGKSTVLRLLLRFYDPQSGCILLDGVNLRDAEPAEVRARMALVAQDSPLFSGSAMDNIRFGRPDATDEQVRAAADAAQATGFLSALPEGFDTPVGERAKTLSGGQRQRLAIARALVREAPILLLDEATSALDAESEQLVQQALATAMEGRTTLVIAHRLATVLKADRIVVMEEGRVVEQGAHAELFAKGGLYARLARLQFGVEAA